A DNA window from Theobroma cacao cultivar B97-61/B2 chromosome 5, Criollo_cocoa_genome_V2, whole genome shotgun sequence contains the following coding sequences:
- the LOC108662263 gene encoding probable disease resistance protein At1g61310 yields MEPILTGAAANLSSEAAKGIFQDMKRHIRYVIIYKKNVDKFEEKLKMLIAKRASLQQEVDAADRNGEKIKADVQHWSNTVDKVINEDVKKMKDLEDKAKNKCFIGLCPNIKSRNQLSRKAEEGVATIDDLIQQCQFNGVGYRDVPEAILDASPKDFETFKSREKVFNDIMEAIKDATINMIGLYGLAGMGKTSLVKEVARQVQELKLFDSVVTVIMTQTPDIQNIQDQIAELLGLRLEDKSTVVRAHRLCERLKKGKKVLVVLDNVWKKLDLEEVGIPFGNQHKGCKILLTSRDQNVLSNGMDAEKTFSIGDLDDEEAWDLFRKMVGDSVESAELRSTAIEVAQRCARLPLAIATVARALRNKSLFAWEDALRQLQRPSSSNFTGISADVYSAIELSYNHLESDELKQTFLLCTLLRHDSSIDYLLQCAIGLGLINGVSTVKEARNRLLTLVSYQACLD; encoded by the exons atggaacCTATTCTTACTGGTGCTGCTGCCAACCTTTCTTCGGAAGCTGCAAAAGGCATCTTCCAAGATATGAAACGTCATATCAGATATGTAATCATTTACAAGAAAAATGTCGACAAGTTTGAGGAGAAACTTAAGATGTTGATAGCAAAAAGAGCAAGTCTGCAGCAAGAGGTTGATGCTGCAGACAGGAACGGGGAGAAGATAAAAGCGGACGTCCAACATTGGAGCAACACAGTGGACAAGGTAATCAATGAAGATgtgaagaaaatgaaggatCTTGAAgacaaagcaaagaacaagTGCTTCATTGGCTTGTGTCCCAATATCAAGTCTCGCAACCAGCTTAGCAGGAAAGCAGAAGAAGGTGTCGCGACTATTGACGACCTTATCCAACAGTGTCAATTTAACGGAGTGGGATACCGTGATGTTCCAGAAGCTATATTGGACGCATCTCCTAAAGACTTTGAGACCTTTAAATCAAGAGAAAAGGTTTTCAACGATATCATGGAGGCTATAAAAGACGCTACTATCAACATGATAGGGTTGTATGGGTTGGCTGGTATGGGCAAAACATCACTAGTCAAAGAAGTTGCCAGACAAGTCCAAGAGCTTAAGTTATTTGATTCGGTGGTTACCGTAATTATGACTCAGACGCCGGACATTCAGAACATTCAAGATCAAATTGCAGAGTTGTTGGGTCTAAGACTTGAAGACAAGAGTACGGTTGTAAGAGCACATAGATTGTGCGAAAGGTTGAAAAAAGGGAAGAAGGTTCTTGTTGTTTTAGATAATGTTTGGAAGAAATTGGACCTCGAGGAAGTTGGAATTCCATTTGGAAACCAACACAAGGGATGCAAGATATTGTTGACATCAAGAGATCAAAATGTTCTCTCCAATGGGATGGATGCTGAGAAAACTTTTTCAATTGGTGATTTAGACGATGAAGAAGCTTGGGACTTGTTTAGGAAGATGGTTGGGGATAGTGTTGAAAGTGCTGAGTTGCGATCTACAGCAATTGAGGTAGCCCAAAGGTGTGCAAGATTACCGCTGGCCATTGCAACAGTTGCAAGGGCATTGcgaaataaaagtttatttgctTGGGAGGATGCTTTACGGCAACTACAGAGGCCTTCCTCAAGCAACTTCACTGGGATATCCGCTGACGTATATTCAGCTATAGAGTTGAGTTACAATCATTTAGAAAGTGATGAACTTAAACAAACTTTCCTACTTTGCACTCTACTGCGCCATGATTCAAGCATTGATTACTTGTTGCAATGTGCGATTGGTTTGGGTTTAATTAATGGTGTCAGCACCGTGAAGGAAGCACGGAATAGGTTGTTAACACTG GTGTCTTATCAAGCTTGTCTAGATTAG